A single genomic interval of Granulicella tundricola MP5ACTX9 harbors:
- a CDS encoding type VI secretion system amidase effector protein Tae4: MMANPAPHVYKTLPSFSQMLSNYPHEGGPEVPKTLIGGDVNAAWITDTCAIRMSRALNYSGFPIPAQGHSKMYVVKGGDGMWYAIRVAELKAWLQAKLGPPSVAPVRGQKISMDAYKGRKGILALKIHYAPRPGENTAAAGHIDLWDGTQFAGEYSQQGQEQDDFDVAEDAVLWFATD; encoded by the coding sequence ATGATGGCAAACCCTGCGCCGCACGTCTACAAGACGCTTCCGAGCTTCAGCCAGATGTTGAGCAATTATCCGCATGAGGGCGGCCCTGAGGTTCCGAAGACGCTGATCGGGGGCGACGTGAATGCGGCGTGGATCACGGATACGTGCGCGATCCGGATGAGCCGTGCGTTGAACTACTCGGGGTTTCCCATCCCGGCGCAAGGCCACTCAAAGATGTATGTGGTCAAGGGCGGCGACGGTATGTGGTATGCGATCCGGGTGGCTGAACTGAAGGCTTGGCTGCAGGCGAAGTTAGGACCGCCGTCGGTGGCTCCGGTGCGTGGGCAGAAGATCTCGATGGACGCTTACAAGGGCAGGAAAGGCATCCTGGCGCTGAAGATTCACTATGCGCCTCGCCCGGGAGAGAATACGGCGGCGGCAGGGCATATCGACCTTTGGGATGGGACGCAGTTTGCGGGGGAATACAGCCAGCAGGGACAGGAACAGGACGACTTCGACGTGGCAGAGGATGCGGTGTTGTGGTTTGCCACCGACTGA